Proteins encoded together in one Lathyrus oleraceus cultivar Zhongwan6 chromosome 5, CAAS_Psat_ZW6_1.0, whole genome shotgun sequence window:
- the LOC127082022 gene encoding uncharacterized protein LOC127082022: MKGKNLFGKKAYDLCFVPNVKIPVKLKVLNFEKYKGNSCPQSHLTMYCRKMDTHIDDDKLLIHYFQDNLTGVTLKWYMGLDNAYISYFNDLVNAFMRQYKYNLDMAPDRDQLCAMSQKDNESFKEYAHRWYKVVAKINPSVEEKEMIKMFLKTLSSLYHERMVASAPNYFTEMVGILVRLEEGVREGRLKKQASSPSGTKKYGNSFQKKKEGDTNAISHGGRQRRPRNGSDLHNQSQQ; this comes from the coding sequence ATGAAGGGTAAAAACCTGTTTGGTAAGAAAGCTTATGATTTGTGCTTCGTACCTAATGTCAAGATCCCTGTCAAATTGAAGGTTCttaactttgaaaagtacaagggtAATTCTTGTCCTCAGAGTCACTTGACAATGTATTGTCGGAAGATGGATACTCACATTGATGATGACAAGTTGTTaatccattattttcaagataatTTGACAGGTGTAACTTTGAagtggtatatggggctggacaATGCTTATATCAGTTATTTCAATGACCTTGTAAATGCATTTATGCGTCAGTACAAGTATAATTTGGACATGGCTCCTGATCGTGACCAACTTTGTgccatgtcgcagaaggataatgaatcattcaaagagtacgctcatAGATGGTATAAAGTTGTTGCTAAGATTAACCCTTCAgtggaggagaaggagatgatAAAGATGTTTCTCAAGACTTTGAGTTCTTTGTATCATGAGAGGATGGTTGCTAGCGCTCCAAATTATTTTACTGAAATGGTTGGTATATTAGTCAGATTGGAAGAAGGCGTCAGAGAGGGTCGTTTGAAAAAACAAGCAAGTTCTCCAAGTGGAACAAAGAAGTATGGTAACAGTTTCCagaagaagaaagaaggagaTACTAATGCTATTTCTCATGGAGGAAGGCAAAGAAGACCCAGAAATGGAAGTGATCTTCATAATCAATCTCAACAATAG
- the LOC127086347 gene encoding RHOMBOID-like protein 1, with translation MLSELLTNWKMHTHKFDEMLILVVIIVLDLALGTFPFGSNFSNIGGFTSGFLLGFVILTRRQHHWLNLNKSNTSQKQESYQYALRIISFVLLSVGLVGGGVLFFKGVDLNDYCSWCHYITCAPPSCKPGYISCEDYQIGNKLNVTCLNNGRSGVFSLSNRNPDEQAEELCYRLCGK, from the exons ATGCTATCAGAGCTTTTAACAAATTGGAAAATGCATACTCATAAG TTTGATGAGATGTTGATTCTTGTTGTGATCATTGTTTTGGACTTAGCTCTTGGAACTTTTCCATTTGGAAGTAATTTTAGTAACATTGGAGGGTTTACATCAGGATTTCTTCTTGGATTTGTCATTTTGACTCGCCGTCAGCATCATTGGCTTAATCTAAACAAGTCTAATACTTCCCAGAAGCAAGAATCTTATCAATATGCGCTTCGGATTATCTCTTTTGTGCTACTTAGTGTTGG ATTGGTCGGCGGCGGCGTCTTGTTCTTTAAAGGGGTGGACTTGAATGATTACTGCTCTTGGTGCCATTATATAACCTGTGCCCCTCCGAGCTGTAAACCAGGCTACATTTCTTGTGAG GATTACCAGATCGGAAACAAACTTAACGTGACATGTTTGAACAATGGAAGAAGTGGCGTTTTTTCTCTGTCAAACCGTAACCCTGACGAGCAGGCTGAAGAACTATGTTATCGCCTTTGCGGTAAATAA